From a single Streptomyces liliifuscus genomic region:
- a CDS encoding DUF4760 domain-containing protein produces the protein MVLNVVTLFVSVTALVTSAWLARSQLMSARKSTVLAMILEGFKDSRGDDYLEAVEYVLYRLAVEHPQPVSYLQLPEEAKRHVQRIGLFYNDLGKLVAHGIIDESLIIGLYGRSLLRAWIVLAPFVYLERQAHRRNTMPYFEDIAWRASNTPPEVVYRKLGLHAFPPTAAP, from the coding sequence ATGGTCCTGAACGTCGTGACACTGTTCGTATCGGTGACCGCATTGGTGACGTCCGCCTGGTTGGCGAGAAGCCAACTCATGTCAGCCCGTAAGTCGACTGTCCTGGCGATGATCCTGGAAGGATTCAAGGACTCCCGGGGAGACGACTACCTGGAAGCAGTTGAGTACGTGCTGTACCGGCTAGCCGTCGAACACCCACAGCCGGTGTCGTACCTGCAACTTCCAGAAGAGGCCAAGAGGCACGTGCAACGTATTGGCCTCTTCTACAACGACCTTGGCAAGCTGGTCGCCCACGGCATCATCGATGAGTCTCTGATCATCGGCTTGTATGGGAGGAGCCTGCTGCGCGCTTGGATCGTGCTGGCGCCGTTCGTGTATCTCGAACGTCAAGCGCATCGGCGCAACACCATGCCGTACTTCGAAGACATCGCGTGGCGTGCGTCCAACACACCTCCTGAGGTTGTGTATCGGAAGTTGGGCTTGCATGCGTTCCCGCCTACAGCTGCACCTTGA
- a CDS encoding bifunctional DNA primase/polymerase gives MNRHLLYAALDAAERGWSVLPLRPGDKRPALHGEGVCPGIGDCAGGHRKWEERATIDPDRIRHAWGDLPFNIGIATGPSGLVVVDLDMPKRKSNSSADTPSGVTTFAALCERAGQAIPTTRTTRTASRGVHLYFTAPPGVRLGNTAGRLGKRIDTRAWGGYVVAPGSLTPSGAYAIVDDIPPAPLPDWLRDRLTGRQASRALTAAPSSVRASSYAIAGLNAETASVRQAPEGERNATLLRAARALGRFIAWGDLPREQVEEALQWAGEQAGLSPRSCEATIRSGLNWSIARNSQRRAA, from the coding sequence ATGAACCGCCACCTCCTGTACGCCGCACTGGACGCGGCCGAGCGCGGATGGTCTGTCCTCCCACTGCGCCCCGGTGACAAGCGTCCGGCCCTGCACGGCGAGGGCGTCTGCCCCGGCATTGGCGACTGCGCGGGCGGTCACCGCAAGTGGGAAGAGCGCGCCACCATCGACCCGGACCGCATCCGCCATGCGTGGGGCGACTTGCCGTTCAACATCGGCATTGCAACTGGCCCGTCCGGACTGGTCGTCGTCGACCTCGACATGCCCAAGCGCAAGAGCAACAGCAGTGCGGACACGCCTTCCGGCGTGACGACCTTTGCGGCGCTCTGCGAGCGCGCCGGACAGGCCATCCCCACCACCCGCACGACGCGGACCGCGAGCCGCGGGGTCCACCTGTACTTCACCGCCCCGCCCGGTGTCCGGCTCGGTAACACGGCCGGACGGCTCGGCAAGCGCATCGACACCCGCGCGTGGGGTGGCTACGTCGTCGCTCCCGGCAGTCTCACTCCCTCCGGCGCCTATGCGATCGTCGACGACATCCCGCCCGCCCCGCTGCCGGATTGGCTGCGCGACCGCCTGACGGGTCGTCAAGCTTCGCGGGCACTAACGGCTGCACCGTCGTCCGTGCGAGCGTCCAGCTACGCCATAGCTGGTCTGAACGCGGAAACCGCGTCCGTGCGGCAAGCCCCGGAGGGCGAGCGCAACGCCACGTTGCTCCGGGCAGCGCGAGCCCTGGGGCGGTTCATCGCGTGGGGCGACCTCCCCAGGGAGCAGGTTGAGGAGGCTCTTCAGTGGGCGGGGGAGCAGGCCGGTCTCTCGCCGCGGTCCTGTGAGGCGACCATTCGCAGCGGTCTGAACTGGTCCATTGCCCGCAACAGCCAGCGGAGGGCGGCATGA
- a CDS encoding cell division protein FtsK — protein sequence MKHPDDDNELFNRLEAEMTADSGGEVVDLDKARSAREQSADPTARPDANPSADSAPDRSGTESGDPTARVLVDQPTAKAAGPGYLGRLLAAKRRPVVPVWLKSLAELRTASAWVARHYAHSVGYHALRSPVYAARLTFQAPSGAAKFVGATMRWVADREGEPVRLAAVRREDAAEYLKLSRQRDGRVRLRTLVAVLAMFIGLGSALAIYVLAPDWLQAVSVGAVTMALGYAGRKADDPVIHKAVELPKAVKLTSDIVLRALGSLGIPAINQAQGKGRDGFEFTAPITRDGPGWRAEGNLPYGVTVTDVIERRDRLASGLRRPLGCVWPEAVPNEHTGHLVLWVGDQDMSTAKKPKWPLLTSGIVNLFKPVAYGTDQRGRWVEVTLMYIAGIIGAIPRMGKTFLLRLLLLIAALDPRAELHTYDMKGTGDLDPVGNAVSHRHAAGDDDDAIEYALNDFRALREELRRRTKVIRSLPRDICPESKVTSELADKRSLGLHPIVIGVDECQVLFEHPKHKDEFEEIATDLVKRGPATGIVLLLATQRPDAKALPTGISANASARWCLKVMGQLENDMVLGTSAYKRGVRATMFAWGDKGIHYFVGEGSDARIVGSAYVDGPAADSVAARARKVRETAGTLSGYALGEEPETVASAYDLLADILAVVPAAEPKVWSETIVSRLAELRPEVYDGWDPDALNAALKPHGIATIQVGRRVDGKVVNRRGIERAHITAAISERNGKRDAG from the coding sequence GTGAAGCACCCCGACGACGACAACGAACTCTTCAACCGACTCGAAGCCGAGATGACCGCCGACTCCGGGGGCGAGGTAGTCGACCTCGACAAGGCCCGATCCGCCCGCGAGCAGTCGGCCGACCCGACCGCCCGACCCGACGCCAACCCGTCGGCCGACTCCGCGCCGGACCGGTCGGGTACCGAGTCGGGCGACCCGACCGCCCGTGTGTTGGTCGACCAGCCGACCGCGAAGGCGGCCGGTCCGGGCTACCTCGGTCGGCTGCTCGCCGCCAAGCGCCGTCCGGTCGTCCCTGTGTGGCTCAAGTCGCTCGCGGAGCTGCGGACCGCGTCGGCGTGGGTGGCCCGCCACTACGCCCACTCGGTCGGCTATCACGCGCTGCGCTCTCCGGTCTATGCCGCTCGCCTCACCTTCCAAGCGCCGTCCGGCGCCGCGAAGTTCGTGGGCGCCACGATGCGGTGGGTGGCAGACCGTGAGGGCGAGCCGGTCCGACTCGCTGCGGTCCGGCGCGAGGACGCGGCCGAGTACCTGAAGCTCTCGCGGCAGCGGGACGGTCGGGTCCGGCTGCGCACCCTCGTGGCCGTGCTGGCGATGTTCATAGGACTGGGCTCCGCGCTCGCCATCTACGTCCTCGCCCCCGACTGGCTGCAAGCCGTGTCGGTCGGCGCGGTGACGATGGCGCTCGGCTACGCCGGCCGCAAGGCCGACGACCCGGTCATCCACAAGGCGGTGGAACTGCCCAAGGCCGTGAAGCTCACCAGTGACATCGTGCTGCGCGCACTCGGCTCGCTCGGCATTCCCGCCATCAACCAGGCCCAGGGCAAGGGGCGGGATGGGTTCGAGTTCACCGCCCCGATCACCCGCGACGGTCCCGGCTGGCGCGCTGAGGGGAACCTCCCCTACGGCGTGACGGTCACCGACGTCATTGAGCGCCGGGACCGGCTCGCGTCGGGTCTGCGCCGGCCGCTGGGCTGCGTGTGGCCCGAAGCGGTCCCGAACGAGCACACCGGGCACCTGGTGCTGTGGGTTGGGGATCAGGACATGTCGACCGCGAAGAAGCCCAAGTGGCCGCTGCTGACCAGCGGCATCGTGAACCTGTTCAAGCCGGTCGCCTACGGCACCGACCAGCGCGGACGCTGGGTCGAGGTCACGCTCATGTACATCGCGGGGATCATCGGCGCCATCCCGCGCATGGGTAAGACGTTCCTGCTCCGTCTGCTGCTGCTCATCGCGGCGTTGGACCCGCGCGCGGAGCTGCACACCTATGACATGAAGGGCACCGGTGACCTGGACCCGGTCGGCAACGCGGTCTCCCACCGGCATGCCGCGGGCGACGATGACGACGCCATCGAGTACGCGCTGAACGACTTCCGGGCGCTGCGCGAGGAATTGCGGCGCCGTACGAAGGTGATCCGCTCGCTTCCGCGGGACATCTGCCCGGAGTCGAAGGTGACCAGCGAACTCGCCGACAAGCGCTCCCTCGGTCTGCACCCGATCGTGATCGGGGTGGACGAGTGCCAGGTCCTGTTCGAGCACCCCAAGCACAAGGATGAGTTCGAGGAGATTGCAACCGACCTGGTCAAGCGCGGTCCGGCCACCGGCATCGTGCTCCTGCTCGCCACCCAGCGCCCCGACGCGAAGGCGCTGCCCACCGGCATTTCCGCGAACGCGTCGGCGCGTTGGTGCCTGAAGGTCATGGGCCAGTTGGAGAACGACATGGTGCTGGGCACGTCGGCGTACAAGCGCGGGGTGCGGGCGACCATGTTCGCGTGGGGTGACAAGGGCATTCACTACTTCGTCGGTGAAGGCTCGGACGCCCGGATCGTGGGCTCGGCCTACGTCGACGGACCCGCAGCGGACAGCGTCGCCGCCCGCGCCCGCAAGGTGCGTGAAACGGCCGGCACACTCTCTGGCTACGCGCTCGGGGAGGAGCCGGAGACGGTCGCGAGCGCGTACGACCTGCTCGCCGACATCCTCGCCGTGGTGCCCGCCGCGGAGCCCAAGGTGTGGTCCGAGACGATCGTGTCCCGGCTCGCCGAGTTGCGGCCGGAGGTCTACGACGGATGGGACCCCGACGCGCTGAACGCGGCTCTGAAGCCGCATGGCATCGCCACCATCCAGGTGGGCCGCCGCGTGGACGGCAAGGTCGTCAACCGGCGCGGCATCGAGCGTGCCCACATCACAGCCGCGATTTCGGAGCGTAACGGAAAGCGGGACGCGGGCTAA
- a CDS encoding Pr6Pr family membrane protein, whose amino-acid sequence MTAPLPADIPDIPVLPGVAANAAAIVPVVPADAVVPRVRRPLVAAFRLLVALTATAGVVLALVLGSPSRVMGHFTILSSVVVAAVFTASAWRAWTARRPLPPSVTAGTMLYAVGAGLVQHVILANGSSAVSMTGGIETSTGWHALTNQLLHTAVPVMAVLDWFLLTRPGPLRLHTAATWLVLPAAYLAFTLARGALLSPNAQARYPYPFLDVPRHGYVEVLGNATVLGLACYGLALLLVALDHIRPVPRRHRPPENRISSPATGGLK is encoded by the coding sequence ATGACCGCCCCTCTGCCCGCAGACATCCCGGACATACCCGTCCTCCCAGGCGTGGCCGCCAACGCCGCCGCCATCGTCCCCGTCGTCCCGGCGGACGCGGTGGTCCCCCGCGTCCGCCGCCCCCTGGTCGCGGCCTTCCGCCTCCTCGTCGCGCTGACGGCGACCGCGGGTGTGGTGCTCGCGCTGGTCCTGGGCAGCCCGTCCCGGGTCATGGGCCACTTCACGATCCTGAGCAGCGTGGTGGTGGCCGCGGTGTTCACGGCCTCGGCCTGGCGGGCGTGGACGGCCCGCCGCCCCCTGCCGCCGTCCGTCACCGCCGGCACGATGCTGTACGCGGTGGGCGCGGGGCTGGTCCAACACGTGATCCTGGCGAACGGTTCGAGCGCCGTCTCGATGACGGGCGGCATCGAGACGTCGACGGGCTGGCACGCGCTCACGAACCAGCTCCTGCACACGGCGGTCCCGGTCATGGCCGTACTGGACTGGTTCCTGCTGACGCGCCCGGGCCCACTGCGTCTCCACACCGCGGCCACCTGGCTGGTGCTGCCCGCCGCGTACCTGGCCTTCACGCTCGCCCGGGGCGCGCTGCTGTCTCCCAACGCGCAGGCCCGCTACCCGTACCCCTTCCTGGACGTACCCCGGCACGGCTACGTAGAGGTCCTCGGCAACGCCACCGTCCTGGGCCTCGCCTGCTACGGACTGGCCCTCCTCCTCGTCGCCCTCGACCACATCCGCCCCGTTCCGCGCCGCCACCGACCCCCCGAAAACCGGATTTCGTCTCCGGCCACCGGTGGGCTAAAGTAA
- a CDS encoding LacI family DNA-binding transcriptional regulator, translated as MGFAEGRGTYWRGRYKISTGRYGTVADDNGDTIRFRTKREAKQAADAEEAKVRSGGWKDPAAGQITFGEYASRWYAAQDLAASTMQNYRRHLEEHLLPEFEDRPLASIQRTDVDTWDKKERALYAVSSVKTWRGTLHLVLEDAVDEELITSNPATKRRGRGKRAGRSRDRGPEKVVTDPLGILLLAERASILSGRDDEFVGTVTKGYTGMRWGEIVGLETEFLRPAAVRVEWQLYELDSGEFERCPPKDDSYRTIDACPWLVRLWAGHIARTQPTPCPCHGKTYMFRGQGISRTGESGAKLVDVARRAGVSTGTVSNVLNRPDAVAEATRSRVREAIEVLGFTRGGGAVDQAAHWRRNGFATWLFTPAASGWYPKKAPQESRPVPVLAEPWPGVPARGRGAQARADVCWVPIAKGLTPHGLRHTHKTRMEGFRTPPKLMDERMGHIDGSVQARYSHITRQMREDLMAHLTAEWEAALDARLAMCLTSPVPVLNALLKERLARR; from the coding sequence ATGGGGTTCGCGGAAGGCCGCGGCACGTACTGGCGTGGCCGCTACAAGATCTCAACCGGCAGGTACGGCACCGTTGCTGACGACAACGGAGACACCATCCGCTTCCGCACGAAGCGCGAAGCCAAGCAAGCCGCCGACGCCGAAGAGGCGAAGGTTCGTTCCGGCGGCTGGAAGGACCCCGCGGCCGGACAGATCACATTCGGTGAGTACGCCTCACGGTGGTACGCAGCGCAGGACCTAGCTGCCTCCACGATGCAGAACTACCGTCGCCACCTCGAAGAGCACCTCCTCCCTGAGTTCGAAGACCGTCCGCTCGCGTCGATTCAGCGCACAGACGTCGACACCTGGGACAAGAAGGAACGGGCGCTCTACGCCGTATCGAGCGTCAAGACATGGCGAGGCACCCTTCACCTGGTCCTCGAAGACGCGGTGGACGAGGAACTCATCACCTCCAACCCCGCAACCAAGCGCCGCGGAAGGGGCAAGCGCGCTGGTCGCTCACGTGACCGCGGACCGGAGAAGGTGGTCACAGACCCGCTCGGCATCCTTCTGCTCGCCGAACGAGCCTCCATCCTTTCCGGCCGTGACGATGAGTTCGTCGGCACCGTCACCAAGGGCTACACCGGTATGCGGTGGGGCGAAATCGTGGGTCTGGAGACCGAGTTCCTCCGACCCGCGGCCGTGCGGGTGGAATGGCAGCTCTACGAACTCGACTCGGGAGAGTTCGAGCGCTGCCCTCCTAAGGACGACAGCTACCGCACCATCGATGCTTGCCCCTGGCTCGTTCGTCTGTGGGCTGGCCACATTGCTCGTACGCAGCCGACCCCGTGCCCCTGCCACGGCAAGACGTACATGTTCCGAGGGCAGGGAATCTCCCGGACGGGGGAGAGCGGAGCGAAGTTGGTGGACGTTGCGCGACGCGCCGGCGTTTCCACCGGCACTGTGTCCAACGTCCTCAACCGGCCCGATGCCGTAGCCGAAGCGACCAGATCTCGAGTGCGGGAAGCCATCGAGGTCCTCGGCTTCACCCGTGGCGGGGGCGCCGTTGACCAGGCGGCACACTGGCGAAGGAACGGGTTCGCCACGTGGCTCTTCACGCCGGCCGCCTCAGGCTGGTACCCGAAGAAGGCACCGCAGGAATCACGGCCCGTGCCCGTACTGGCCGAACCCTGGCCCGGTGTCCCGGCGCGGGGGAGAGGCGCGCAGGCACGGGCGGATGTGTGTTGGGTCCCCATTGCGAAGGGGCTCACCCCTCATGGGCTGCGCCACACGCACAAGACGCGTATGGAGGGGTTTCGTACTCCGCCGAAGCTGATGGACGAGCGCATGGGGCACATCGACGGATCGGTACAGGCGCGCTATTCACACATCACTCGGCAGATGCGGGAGGACCTCATGGCCCACCTCACCGCTGAGTGGGAGGCGGCGCTCGACGCCCGGCTGGCGATGTGCCTGACGTCTCCGGTGCCCGTGCTCAATGCGCTCTTGAAGGAGCGTCTAGCCCGTCGCTAG